The following are from one region of the Bacteroidota bacterium genome:
- a CDS encoding c-type cytochrome: MNSPLIRIQRFLLLVVFTFFCTSAISQDGEALFKTNCASCHYANAEKLIGPGLKDVHKRRPEDWLIKWIRNSQAVVKSGDPYAVAIFKEYNGAVMTSQNLSDAEIKAVLKYVKDFKDPVAVPGASTVAPVAQEQGFPWLLLTVTAILIFLAISLSKVQKSLESALRNKEGIPHPIVLRGKAFYKTWIRSNKKLIAAIIVIGGLLGSVQGWYALKDVGVTQGYEPDQPIKFSHKLHAGDNAIDCKYCHSGVEKSKHANIPSAILCMNCHKGIKKGPNYGAEEISKIYAALDWDGSKYGPNQRPIQWVRVHNLPDLAYFNHSQHVVAGKIECAQCHGKVEEMEVLKQDQPLTMGWCIDCHRTTEVAAAGNGYYDEKTMENLHKQYGKDAKISVEKIGGTDCARCHY, from the coding sequence ATGAATTCACCTCTTATTCGCATTCAAAGATTTCTCTTACTGGTCGTATTTACATTTTTCTGTACTTCAGCCATCAGTCAGGATGGCGAAGCCTTGTTTAAAACGAATTGCGCCAGTTGCCATTATGCCAATGCTGAAAAGCTTATAGGTCCAGGATTGAAGGACGTGCATAAGCGCAGGCCCGAAGATTGGCTCATAAAATGGATACGCAACTCTCAGGCTGTAGTGAAGTCTGGGGATCCTTATGCGGTTGCTATTTTCAAAGAATATAACGGTGCCGTAATGACTTCGCAAAACTTGAGCGATGCAGAAATTAAGGCCGTTTTAAAGTATGTAAAAGATTTTAAGGACCCTGTTGCAGTTCCCGGTGCCAGCACAGTTGCTCCTGTAGCGCAAGAGCAAGGTTTTCCTTGGTTGTTACTTACCGTTACTGCCATTCTCATCTTTCTTGCTATTTCTTTAAGCAAAGTTCAAAAAAGTCTCGAGTCGGCATTACGTAATAAAGAAGGAATTCCGCATCCCATTGTATTAAGAGGCAAAGCATTTTACAAAACTTGGATTCGTTCAAATAAAAAATTAATTGCAGCTATTATTGTTATTGGGGGTCTTTTAGGCAGTGTTCAAGGATGGTACGCTTTAAAGGATGTAGGTGTGACACAAGGATATGAGCCTGATCAACCTATAAAATTCTCACATAAACTTCATGCAGGTGATAATGCTATCGATTGTAAGTATTGTCATAGCGGAGTTGAGAAAAGTAAGCACGCAAATATTCCCTCGGCTATCTTGTGTATGAATTGCCATAAGGGAATTAAAAAAGGACCCAATTATGGCGCTGAAGAGATTAGCAAGATATACGCAGCATTAGACTGGGATGGCAGTAAATATGGTCCGAATCAAAGGCCCATTCAATGGGTAAGAGTTCATAATCTTCCCGATTTGGCGTACTTCAATCACTCGCAACATGTTGTTGCAGGTAAAATTGAGTGTGCACAATGCCACGGCAAAGTAGAGGAAATGGAAGTGCTTAAGCAGGATCAGCCACTTACCATGGGTTGGTGTATCGATTGTCATCGCACCACCGAAGTTGCAGCAGCCGGCAACGGATATTATGATGAAAAGACCATGGAAAATTTGCATAAGCAGTATGGAAAAGACGCCAAAATTAGTGTAGAGAAGATTGGCGGAACCGATTGTGCTCGTTGCCATTATTAA